One genomic window of Bactrocera dorsalis isolate Fly_Bdor chromosome 4, ASM2337382v1, whole genome shotgun sequence includes the following:
- the LOC125778300 gene encoding uncharacterized protein LOC125778300 — MSSNEDSLSLYTVEQLKSWLRSLKHKTTGSKAELIVRLQKIPEKLRGNFQNSMVDVDADVDCTQAIIAEKEQADEINEGASSINITEECGEFSNGIVPQYDASNRTSVEKKQKECDANEWRLLKIELELLKRECELKKMENELLMREKEQLRNSDNQTKNISNKQKFADVKELISEFSGSGECLKLWQAQLKNIQSVYQLDDNNLRALIANKLKGNALKWLHSRDDLILMPIDKFLKEMSSLFEEKTSNLMLKKKFEIRQWLTTESFREYFQEKLILANRILIGEDELVEYLIDGIPDNTLRSQAKMQRFHDKYELLEAFRNIQLPRYISKKMTADNQHEQSNNGQQTTRVVRCYNCNSVGHLASVCRKPKRELGACHVCAEVGHLAANCPQRKSRPVQHVTELMEGDEYDH; from the exons ATGTCATCAAACGAGGATTCGCTTAGTTTATACACAGTTGAACAATTAAAATCATGGTTGCGTTCGCTCAAACATAAAACAACAGGTAGTAAAGCCGAACTAATTGTTCGCCTACAAAAAATTCCTGAGAAGCTTcgtggaaattttcaaaactccATGGTTGACGTTGACGCTGACGTTGACTGTACGCAAGCCATCATTGCGGAAAAAGAACAAGCTGATGAAATCAACGAAGGAGCGAGCAGTATAAACATCACCGAGGAGTGTGGTGAATTTAGCAATGGGATTGTACCACAATATGACGCAAGTAATCGAACGAGTgttgaaaagaaacaaaaagagtGTGATGCAAACGAGTGGCGACTTTTAAAAATCGAATTAGAATTGTTGAAGCGTGAGTGTGAACTAAAGAAGATGGAAAATGAACTTCTAATGAGAGAAAAAGAACAGTTGAGAAATAGtgataatcaaacaaaaaacatttccaATAAGCAAAAGTTCGCAGATGTTAAAGAACTTATATCTGAATTTTCTGGTAGTGGTGAATGCCTTAAGCTATGGCAAGCACAACTAAAAAATATCCAGAGTGTTTACCAACTTGATGATAACAACCTAAGAgcattaattgcaaataaattaaaaggcaATGCGCTAAAGTGGTTACATTCTCGAGATGACTTGATTTTAATGCCAATCGACAAGTTCTTAAAGGAAATGAGCTCGctgtttgaagaaaaaacaagcaatttgatgctaaagaaaaagtttgaaatcaGGCAGTGGTTGACTACCGAATCGTTTCGAGaatatttccaagaaaaacTAATTCTGGCAAATAGAATTCTAATTGGTGAAGATGAACTTGTAGAATATCTAATTGATGGTATTCCGGATAACACTTTACGTTCGCAAGCTAAAATGCAACGATTTCATGACAAATATGAATTGTTAGAAGCGTTTAGAAATATTCAATTGCCACGATATATATCAAAGAAAATGACAGCAGACAATCAACATGAGCAGTCGAATAATGGACAACAAACAACAAGAGTCGTGAGATGCTACAATTGCAACTCCGTTGGCCATTTAGCAAGTGTATGCCGAAAACCCAAACGAGAGCTTGGTGCTTGTCATGTATGCGCTGAAGTTGGCCATTTAGCAGCAAATTGTCCACAAAGGAAGAGCCGCCCTGTACAACATGTCACAGAATTGATGGAAGGCGATGAATAT GATCATTAA